One Vicia villosa cultivar HV-30 ecotype Madison, WI unplaced genomic scaffold, Vvil1.0 ctg.002096F_1_1, whole genome shotgun sequence DNA window includes the following coding sequences:
- the LOC131637842 gene encoding 23 kDa jasmonate-induced protein-like — protein MSAFGVPITDETLKAMSRYKGKTITQEDRAREAVRLIHSEDKNLNALNHALTLKFNYGDGVSTLCLLYNATGDTLEIVDGQKQDWHGSVEKEEPPRSFDNGQWVAFLHTHPTSEAYGCEAARVYRGKNIKGDVRDFMVAWSTPWGSIQNAAYTEVRERDHFPPHWDYIKVQKLEKAGKITKDETDEYCASTVSIGGITSPEFIAILQHKFSPLP, from the exons ATGAGTGCTTTTGGAGTACCAATAACAGATGAAACCTTAAAAGCTATGTCGAGGTATAAAGGCAAAACAATAACACAAGAAGATAGAGCAAGAGAAGCAGTGAGGCTGATCCATTCAGAAGACAAAAATTTGAATGCTCTCAACCATGCATTGACTCTTAAGTTTAATTATGGTGACGGAGTTTCCACACTTTGTCTTCTCTATAATGCTACTGGGGATACCCTTGAGATCGTGGATGGCCAAAAACAGGATTGGCATGGTTCTGTTGAGAAGGAGGAGCCGCCTCGGTCCTTCGACAACGGCCAGTGGGTCGCTTTCCTCCACACACATCCAACCTCGGAAGCTTATGGTTGCGAAGCTGCTCGGGTATACCGCGGAAAGAATATTAAAGGAGATGTGCGTGACTTCATGGTTGCTTGGTCTACCCCATGGGGCTCCATACAAAATGCA GCTTACACCGAGGTCCGTGAAAGGGATCACTTTCCACCTCATTGGGATTATATTAAAGTGCAAAAGCTAGAAAAAGCTGGCAAAATCACAAAGGATGAAACAGACGAATACTGTGCCTCAACCGTCAGTATTGGTGGCATCACTTCGCCAGAATTCATTGCAATACTCCAGCACAAATTTAGCCCATTGCCATGA